A window of [Ruminococcus] lactaris ATCC 29176 genomic DNA:
AGGATACGATAATGATGAAGCTACTTCCGTTAAAAATGGAAACTTTGTATCAGAGCCTCAGACAGATTTTATTTTTGCAATTATTGGTGAAGAATTAGGATTTGTGGGTTGTTGTGTCGTTATATTTTTGTTATTATTGATAGTGATAGATTGTATTCTGATCGGACTAAAGGCGAAGGATACCGGAGGACGGATCATCTGTGGAGGCGTGGCATCACTGGTGGGGATTCAGACATTTATCAATATCAGTGTTACGACGATGATCTTTCCGAATACAGGACTTTCCCTTCCTTTTGTAAGTTATGGCCTGACCTCAATTGTATGCTTTTATATGGGGATAGGGTTCGTACTGAATGTAGGGTTACAACCTAATAAATATCAGTAAAGAGAGGTTGACATTTATGAACATAGGACTGGTAGCACATGATGCAAAGAAGAAACTGATGCAGAATTTCTGTATCGCATATAGAGGAATCCTGAGTAAGCATAATCTTTATGCAACGGAGACGACAGGGATTCTGGTAGAGAATGTGACGAATTTAAGTATTCATAAGTATCTTCCGGGACATCTTGGAGGAAAGCAGCAGCTCGGTTCCCAGATTGAACATAATCAGATGGATCTGTTGATTTTTTTCCGTGATCCTCTGACGCCACATTCTCATGAACCGGATGTCAATGATATTGTAAAGTTATGCGATATTTATAATATTCCGATCGCAACGAACATTGCGACAGCAGAGGCTCTGATCCTTGCACTTGACCGTGGAGACTTAGACTGGCGGGAGATGTATAAATAATTATGAGCAGAAGACGTAGAAGACGAAGAAAAAGAAGGAATCCGGCCGGCAGACTGATCGCACTGGTTCTGACGCTTGTTGTGGCAGGAGGTGCTGCGGCAGGTGGAATATGGTATTATGCGGAACATAGCGGCAATCCTCTGACAGAGTATGCAGATGAAAAGTATAATGCAGACTTATATCGGGCAGAACCATTTTCAGAAACTCTGTGTGTAAGTGCGGAAAATGTTGCACTGGATGGGTTTACAGATGAACCTTCCCTGCATGCGGCAGGACTTTTTAATCTGAATGAGCGGTCTGTTGAATATGGATACAGATTATACGATAAGCTTTATCCTGCAAGCACAACAAAGCTTATGACAGCATATCTTGCCCTGAAGTATGGAAAGCTGGAAGATATGGTGACGGTAACAGACAGCGTGACGGGATTTGCAATAGATGAGGTGGTCTGCGGACTGTATCCGGGCGGACAGGTGAAGCTTTATGATCTGCTGTGCGGTCTGCTCCTGAAATCGGGGAATGACTGTGGTGTTGCGATCGCAGAGTATATCTCGGGAAGTGTTGAAGCTTTTGCAGAATTGATGAATGAAGAGGCAAAGGAACTGGGAGCGACCGGAACGCATTTTGTGAATCCACATGGATTGCATGAGGATGATCATTATACAACGGCATATGATCTGTATCTGATTTTTAATGCATGTATTCAGAATGATACATTTAAGGAGATTATTTCGATGTCATCCTATACAATGAGTATTGGGGATGCAGCGGGAAATACACATAGTCTGGAAGTCCTTCCGACAAATTATTATTCTCTTGGAAAGACTGAGGCACCGGAGGGAATCAAAGTTTTTGGTGGTAAGACGGGAACGACGGACCAGGCGGGATGCTGTGTTATTCTGTATAGTGAAGATATGGAGGCACATCCTTATATTTCTGTGATTATGGGAGCAGAAGATAAGGCATTCCTTTATCAGGAAATGAACAGGCTCTTAGAAGCAGAAAAAGCACTTTCTGAATGATATCATTCAGAAAGTGTCTTTTTTAGATTGTATGAAAATTTACGCAATCTTTTGAAATCCTGCGTTATTCTGACATAGAACCGATACGTCCAAATAAGCTGATCAGATATAATCCGCACAGACCGACGATCGTATATATGATTCTGGAGAGCCAGCTCATATTACCGAACAGGAAAGCAACAAGATCAAACCGGAAGATGCCGATCAGGAGCCAGTTCACTGCACCGATGATTACCAGCGTCAGTGAAGTATTATCAAACCACTTCATGTATTTTCCTCCTTTACCTATCAATACTTTTATTATTACCGCAAATACTGGAATTATACATAAAATAATGGTATACTGTTTTAGTTATGAAAATAGTACGGAGAGAAAGGAGCTATTTTGGCTGCAAAAAAAAGCGAATCTGTTAATATCAGAAAATATAAAGGAAAAAGAGAACTTAATATAGGAATCTTTCTTTTTGTTATTGTATTATTTTATCTGATCGTAACGCTTGTTCTGTATTTGTCCGAAGATACACCTTCTGTATATGAAGTGAGGGAAGGAAGTATTGTGAAAGATACATCTTATACCGGACTGATCATCCGGGATGAGCAGGATATAAAATCAGAAGGCTCAGGATATATTTATTATTATTTTAATGATAATTCAAAAATAAAGGCAGGGGCAAATGTATATGCGTTGGTACCGTCCAGGCTGGAGACCGGATCTTCCGACAGTGCGAAAGCTTCAACATCGGTGAACTCGGAAGTGCAGACCTCGATCACGCACAGGATCGAAAATTTTAATGACAGTTTTACCGAGATGGACTTTTCTACCGTTTATTCTCTGAAGGATGAGATTAATACATATCTGCAGAGCAATGTCAGTGAAACGAAGATGCAGCAACTTGATACAGTGATCGCTGCAAGCGGGCAGAGCGTATCGTCCTATCCTTCTTCAGCAGATGGAATTATGACTTTCAGTACGGATGGAATGGAAGAACTGACAAAAGATACATTTACTGCGGAAGATTTTGACCGGACCGAGTATTCTCAAAAGGAGCTGACAGATCAGGTTAAAGTAAAAAAAGGAGATTCGATCTACCGACTGATCACCAGTGAGAACTGGTCTGTGATCGTTCCGTTAGAAGAGGAAACTGCGAAGAAGATCCAGGATGAGGAAATTACGAGTATCCAGGTGAGGATCGATAAGGACAGCCAGAAGATGGTGGCGGATCTTTCTGTGATTGAAAAAGACGGTGCTTATTATGGCTGCCTGGATTTTGATAATTCCATGATCCGGTATGCGGATGAGAGGTATCTGAATATTGAACTGATCTTTGAAGATGAAAGTGGGCTGAAAATTCCAAAGTCAGCAGTTGTGGAAAAGCCTTATTATGAGATCCCATCCACATGCATTACGACCGGTGCGAACAGCACATCAGCAGGGGTGATCGTTGTAGATAAGAATGGAAATGGAAAGTTTACGATCCTGGAAAATTATTATCTGGATGAGGACAAAGGGACGGCATACATTTCACAGGAAGAATTTCCACAGGGAACGGTTCTGATCCAGCCGGATTCAGAGGAACGTCTGACTTTGACGGAAACGACAGGAATAAAAGGAGTTTACAATGTAAATAAAGGATATGCTGTATTTAAAAGAGTGACGATCCTCTGTGAAAGCGATGAATACTATATCGTAAAAGAAAGTGAAAAAGGCGGTTTATCCAATTATGACCATATCATTCAGAACGGGACAAGTGTTCATTCTGAAGAAGTGGTATTTCAATAAGAAAATCAATTTCCTACAGGAGGAGTCATTATGTTAAAAGACCAGTTGCAAGAAGTGGAAAAAAGGATTCAGGCAGCCTGCGACAGAGCAGGAAGAAAAAGAGAAGAGGTAACGCTGATCGCAGTGAGTAAGACGAAGCCCGTTGAGACGCTGCAGGAGGCATATGATCTTGGTGTACGGATTTTTGGCGAGAATAAAGTACAGGAACTGACAGCGAAATACGAGGCACTTCCAAAGGATATCCACTGGCATATGATCGGGCATCTGCAGACTAATAAAGTAAAATATATCATTGATAAAGCAGAGCTGATCCATTCCGTTGATTCACTGAAGCTTGCAGAGACGATTGAAAAGGAAGCTGCGAAGCATGATCTGATTGCTGACATTTTGGTGGAGGTCAATGTAGCGGAAGAGGAAAGTAAATTCGGAAT
This region includes:
- a CDS encoding methylglyoxal synthase; amino-acid sequence: MNIGLVAHDAKKKLMQNFCIAYRGILSKHNLYATETTGILVENVTNLSIHKYLPGHLGGKQQLGSQIEHNQMDLLIFFRDPLTPHSHEPDVNDIVKLCDIYNIPIATNIATAEALILALDRGDLDWREMYK
- a CDS encoding HlyD family efflux transporter periplasmic adaptor subunit, translated to MAAKKSESVNIRKYKGKRELNIGIFLFVIVLFYLIVTLVLYLSEDTPSVYEVREGSIVKDTSYTGLIIRDEQDIKSEGSGYIYYYFNDNSKIKAGANVYALVPSRLETGSSDSAKASTSVNSEVQTSITHRIENFNDSFTEMDFSTVYSLKDEINTYLQSNVSETKMQQLDTVIAASGQSVSSYPSSADGIMTFSTDGMEELTKDTFTAEDFDRTEYSQKELTDQVKVKKGDSIYRLITSENWSVIVPLEEETAKKIQDEEITSIQVRIDKDSQKMVADLSVIEKDGAYYGCLDFDNSMIRYADERYLNIELIFEDESGLKIPKSAVVEKPYYEIPSTCITTGANSTSAGVIVVDKNGNGKFTILENYYLDEDKGTAYISQEEFPQGTVLIQPDSEERLTLTETTGIKGVYNVNKGYAVFKRVTILCESDEYYIVKESEKGGLSNYDHIIQNGTSVHSEEVVFQ
- a CDS encoding D-alanyl-D-alanine carboxypeptidase family protein, with translation MSRRRRRRRKRRNPAGRLIALVLTLVVAGGAAAGGIWYYAEHSGNPLTEYADEKYNADLYRAEPFSETLCVSAENVALDGFTDEPSLHAAGLFNLNERSVEYGYRLYDKLYPASTTKLMTAYLALKYGKLEDMVTVTDSVTGFAIDEVVCGLYPGGQVKLYDLLCGLLLKSGNDCGVAIAEYISGSVEAFAELMNEEAKELGATGTHFVNPHGLHEDDHYTTAYDLYLIFNACIQNDTFKEIISMSSYTMSIGDAAGNTHSLEVLPTNYYSLGKTEAPEGIKVFGGKTGTTDQAGCCVILYSEDMEAHPYISVIMGAEDKAFLYQEMNRLLEAEKALSE
- a CDS encoding YggS family pyridoxal phosphate-dependent enzyme; the protein is MLKDQLQEVEKRIQAACDRAGRKREEVTLIAVSKTKPVETLQEAYDLGVRIFGENKVQELTAKYEALPKDIHWHMIGHLQTNKVKYIIDKAELIHSVDSLKLAETIEKEAAKHDLIADILVEVNVAEEESKFGMKMEEVIPFVEKVSAFPHVRVRGLMTIAPFVEDPEENRSIFADLHKLYIDIKKKNHDNDTVSVLSMGMTNDYEVAIEEGATMVRVGTGIFGARNYAV
- a CDS encoding DUF378 domain-containing protein encodes the protein MKWFDNTSLTLVIIGAVNWLLIGIFRFDLVAFLFGNMSWLSRIIYTIVGLCGLYLISLFGRIGSMSE